One stretch of Acanthochromis polyacanthus isolate Apoly-LR-REF ecotype Palm Island chromosome 16, KAUST_Apoly_ChrSc, whole genome shotgun sequence DNA includes these proteins:
- the LOC127530396 gene encoding neuromedin-B receptor-like, whose amino-acid sequence MDDEFLSNLNPALAGDPEAFSPNSTEEPGWWASSDGGETVHFAVRCVMTSVYILIITVGLLGNITLVKIFITNSAMRSVPNIFISSLAAGDLLLLVTCVPVDAFRYFSEEWVFGEAACKLIPVIQLTSVGVSVFTLTALSADR is encoded by the coding sequence ATGGATGACGAATTCCTCTCTAATTTAAACCCGGCTCTGGCCGGAGACCCTGAGGCTTTCAGCCCCAACTCCACCGAGGAGCCCGGCTGGTGGGCGTCCTCTGACGGCGGGGAAACGGTCCACTTCGCCGTGCGCTGCGTCATGACCTCGGTGTACATCCTGATCATCACCGTGGGTCTGCTGGGCAACATCACCCTGGTGAAGATCTTCATCACCAACAGCGCCATGCGGAGCGTCCCCAACATCTTCATCTCCAGCCTGGCGGCGGGAGACCTGTTACTGTTGGTCACCTGCGTGCCCGTGGACGCCTTCCGCTACTTTTCCGAGGAGTGGGTGTTCGGCGAGGCGGCGTGCAAACTCATCCCTGTCATCCAGCTCACCTCGGTCGGCGTGTCCGTGTTCACGCTCACCGCGCTCAGCGCGGACAGGTAG